Proteins encoded by one window of Melospiza melodia melodia isolate bMelMel2 chromosome 9, bMelMel2.pri, whole genome shotgun sequence:
- the VPS26A gene encoding LOW QUALITY PROTEIN: vacuolar protein sorting-associated protein 26A (The sequence of the model RefSeq protein was modified relative to this genomic sequence to represent the inferred CDS: deleted 1 base in 1 codon), translating to MSRGARPGAAGAVRAGPCRASEGARTMSFLGNLFVPVCEIDVVLNDAETRKPAEIKTEDGKVEKHFLFYDGESVSGKVNVSLKHGKRLEHQGIRIEFVGQIELFNDKSNTHEFVNLVKELALPGELTQSRNYDFEFMQVEKPYESYIGANVRLRYFLKVTIVRRLSDLVKEYDLIVHQLATYPDVNNSIKMEVGIEDCLHIEFEYNKSKYHLKDVIVGKIYFLLVRIKIQHMELQLIKKEITGIGPSTTTETETIAKYEIMDGAPVKGESIPIRLFLAGYDPTPTMRDVNKKFSVRYFLNLVLVDEEDRRYFKQQEIILWRKAPEKLRKQRTNFHQRFESPESQASAEQPEM from the exons ATGAGCAGGGGCGCGCGGCCGGGGGCGGCTGGTGCTGTGCGCGCGGGGCCG TGTCGGGCCTCGGAGGGGGCGCGTACCATG AGTTTTCTTGGAAACCTTTTCGTTCCTGTGTGTGAGATTGATGTCGTACTCAATGATGCTGAAACACGGAAACCCGCAGAAATCAAAACAGAAGATGGTAAAGTAGAAAAGCATTTTCTCTTCTACGATGGAGAGTCTGTTTCAGGAAAg GTGAACGTCTCCCTTAAACATGGGAAGAGACTAGAGCACCAAGGAATTAGAATTGAATTTGTAGGACAAATTG AACTCTTCAATGACAAAAGCAATACCCATGAATTTGTAAACTTAGTGAAAGAACTGGCCTTACCTGGAGAACTGACCCAAAGCAGAAACTATGACTTTGAATTCATGCAGGTTGAAAAGCCATATGAATCCTACATTGGTGCCAACGTCAGACTGAG GTATTTTCTGAAAGTGACAATAGTGAGACGGCTGTCAGACTTGGTGAAAGAATATGATCTGATTGTTCACCAGCTCGCCACATACCCAGATGTAAACAACTCCATCAAAATGGAAGTAGGCATTGAGGACTGTCTCCACATAGAGTTTGAATACAATAAGTCAAA GTATCACTTAAAGGATGTGATTGTTGGAAAAATATATTTCCTCTTAGTGAGAATAAAAATTCAGCACATGGAGTTGCAGCTGATCAAAAAGGAGATTACTGGAATTG GACCCAGTACCACAACAGAGACAGAAACCATTGCAAAGTATGAAATAATGGATGGGGCACCAGTTAAAG GTGAGTCAATTCCTATAAGATTGTTCTTAGCAGGCTATGACCCAACTCCAACAATGAGGGATGTGAACAAAAAGTTTTCAGTGAGGTACTTCTTAAATCTGGTGCTTGTGGATGAAGAGGACAGACGATACTTCAAACAGCAG GAAATAATTTTATGGAGAaaagctcctgagaagctgaggaaaCAACGGACAAACTTCCACCAGCGATTTGAATCTCCAGAGTCACAAGCATCTGCTGAGCAACCCGAAATGTGA
- the SRGN gene encoding serglycin, translated as MQLLIRWNGRICLAVCLILFVGCTAQGAPAQRARYKRVRCRPYPWSANCIEEQGPWFHMPSGGANRILPPGADPFLMKRHQELGDIFPLSSEDAGSGSSTVAEAEPASGSGLGDSDSFPALLESLRGSELQEKLSEEDLLL; from the exons ATGCAGCTCCTCATCAGATGGAACGGGAGGATTTGCCTGGCTGTGTGTTTAATCCTCTTTGTGGGATGCACAGCGCAAG GTGCTCCGGCGCAGAGGGCGAGGTACAAGCGGGTGAGGTGCCGGCCCTACCCCTGGTCTGCCAACTGCATCGAGGAGCAGGGGCCCTGGTTCCACATGCCCTCTGGTGGGGCCAACAGGATCCTTCCTCCCGGGGCTGACCCCTTCCT GATGAAGaggcaccaggagctgggtgacaTATTCCCCCTCTCCAGTGAGGATGCCGGCTCTGGCTCCAGCACCGTGGCGGAGGCAGAGCCAGCCTCTGGCTCGGGgctgggtgacagtgacagcttcCCTGCCCTCCTGGAGAGCCTGCGGGGCAgcgagctgcaggagaagctgtCGGAGGAGGATTTGCTCCTGTAG